A single Stutzerimonas stutzeri DNA region contains:
- the ligD gene encoding DNA ligase D, with protein MADALDEYNRKRDFNATSEPSGADSPKGKRAAPKRSSGHALQFCIQKHDATRLHYDFRLELDGTLKSWAVPKGPSLDPRSRRLAVHVEDHPLEYATFEGTIPAGHYGAGDVIVWDRGIWIPQGDPQEGYRKGKLKFSLQGEKLSGSWNLVRTRMDGGKEQWFLIKSNDDAARPEQEYDIVSEQPDSVLSDRTLVPRKPGKAKAEAKPRAVKTPMRSRQKEPPPIMLSGAKPAPLPDSIKPQLATLVDSVPDGDWRYEVKFDGYRIMARIESGKVQLFTRNGHDWTAKMPRQAEALAALGLESAWLDGEVVVPNEEGTPDFQALQNAFEVGRSGAIVYYLFDLPYLNGMDLREVALEQRRAALSELLEHNDSDLLRFSADFTEQPESMLESACQMKLEGLIGKRAGSPYVSRRSNSWVKIKCKNRQEFIIVGFTEPKGTRSGFGALLLGLHNEAGELIYAGKVGTGFNQATLQSLHAKLKPLKTGKSPLAKPAPAADVRGAHWLKPELMCEVAYAEMTRQGVIRHSVFHGLRADKPAEAITQERPAKAEKASVTRQPRGTPPNAAGKIKISNPERIIDKSIGATKMELARFYAEVAPWALPHLRRRPLALVRAPEGIDGELFFQKHTEKLSIPHITQLDTALFPKHAALMTIDTVEALVSAAQMGTIELHTWNAVAPVLDHPDRFVLDLDPDPALPWKRMIEATQLTQTLLDEIGLQSFLKTSGGKGLHILVPLEPVHGWSEVKAFSQAIAQYMAKLLPQHFSAVSGPKNRVGRIFIDYLRNSQGASTVAAYSVRAREGLGVSVPIHRDELADLKGANLWTIRNLMSRLEEQGDDDPWAGIDETGQTITADMRERLGMK; from the coding sequence ATGGCAGATGCATTAGACGAATACAACCGAAAACGGGATTTCAACGCCACCTCCGAGCCGTCGGGTGCCGACAGCCCCAAGGGCAAGCGCGCCGCGCCGAAGCGCTCGTCGGGCCATGCCCTGCAATTCTGCATCCAGAAGCACGACGCGACACGGCTGCATTACGACTTCCGCCTCGAGCTGGACGGCACGCTCAAAAGCTGGGCAGTGCCCAAAGGGCCGTCGCTCGATCCCCGCTCGCGCCGTCTGGCCGTGCACGTTGAAGATCATCCGCTGGAATACGCGACCTTCGAGGGCACGATTCCGGCGGGGCATTACGGCGCCGGTGATGTCATCGTCTGGGATCGCGGCATCTGGATACCGCAGGGCGATCCGCAAGAGGGATACCGCAAGGGAAAGCTCAAATTCAGCCTGCAAGGCGAAAAGCTCAGCGGTAGCTGGAACCTCGTGCGCACGCGTATGGATGGCGGGAAGGAGCAATGGTTTCTGATCAAGTCGAACGACGACGCGGCCCGACCTGAACAGGAATATGACATCGTCAGCGAGCAACCCGACAGCGTGCTGAGCGACCGCACGCTGGTTCCGCGCAAGCCTGGCAAGGCGAAGGCCGAAGCCAAGCCAAGGGCGGTCAAGACGCCCATGCGCAGCCGCCAGAAAGAACCCCCACCGATCATGCTTTCAGGAGCCAAGCCGGCGCCCTTGCCCGACAGCATCAAACCCCAGCTGGCCACTCTGGTCGACTCAGTGCCTGACGGTGACTGGCGTTATGAGGTCAAGTTCGATGGCTACCGGATCATGGCGCGAATCGAATCCGGAAAGGTGCAACTGTTCACCCGCAACGGCCACGACTGGACGGCAAAGATGCCTCGGCAGGCCGAAGCGCTTGCTGCACTGGGGCTGGAATCCGCCTGGCTTGACGGTGAAGTGGTGGTGCCCAACGAGGAAGGCACGCCCGATTTCCAGGCGTTGCAGAACGCCTTTGAAGTCGGCCGCAGCGGCGCCATCGTCTATTACCTGTTCGACCTGCCTTACCTGAACGGCATGGATCTGCGCGAGGTAGCGCTGGAGCAGCGGCGGGCGGCGCTGAGCGAACTTCTGGAGCATAACGACAGCGATCTGCTGAGGTTTTCCGCCGACTTTACCGAACAGCCTGAAAGCATGCTCGAAAGCGCCTGCCAGATGAAGCTCGAAGGGCTGATCGGAAAGCGCGCCGGCAGTCCCTACGTCTCCAGACGCAGCAATAGCTGGGTCAAGATCAAGTGCAAGAACCGTCAGGAATTCATCATCGTCGGCTTCACCGAGCCCAAGGGGACGCGTAGCGGCTTCGGCGCGCTACTGCTGGGCTTGCACAACGAGGCAGGCGAGCTGATTTATGCGGGAAAGGTTGGCACCGGATTCAACCAGGCCACGCTACAGAGCCTGCACGCCAAGCTCAAACCGCTGAAGACCGGAAAAAGTCCGCTGGCCAAACCGGCGCCCGCGGCGGATGTGCGAGGCGCTCACTGGCTCAAGCCTGAGTTGATGTGCGAAGTCGCCTACGCCGAAATGACCCGCCAGGGTGTGATCCGCCACTCGGTGTTTCACGGGCTGCGCGCCGACAAACCCGCTGAGGCCATCACCCAGGAGCGCCCGGCCAAGGCCGAAAAGGCTTCGGTTACGCGACAACCCAGGGGCACCCCGCCGAATGCTGCCGGCAAGATCAAGATTTCCAACCCGGAGCGCATCATCGATAAATCCATCGGCGCGACCAAGATGGAGCTGGCACGGTTCTACGCAGAGGTCGCGCCTTGGGCGTTGCCGCATCTGCGCCGCCGCCCGCTGGCGCTGGTACGTGCTCCCGAAGGCATCGACGGCGAACTGTTCTTCCAGAAACATACCGAAAAACTGAGCATTCCACACATCACCCAACTGGACACCGCGCTGTTTCCCAAACACGCCGCCCTGATGACCATCGATACGGTGGAAGCGTTGGTGAGCGCCGCACAGATGGGCACCATCGAATTGCATACCTGGAACGCGGTGGCGCCGGTACTCGATCACCCGGACCGCTTCGTACTCGACCTCGATCCCGACCCGGCGCTGCCGTGGAAACGCATGATCGAGGCGACCCAACTGACCCAGACCCTGTTGGACGAAATCGGCCTGCAATCTTTCCTCAAGACCAGCGGCGGCAAGGGACTGCACATTCTGGTGCCGCTCGAGCCAGTGCATGGCTGGAGCGAGGTGAAGGCCTTCAGTCAGGCCATCGCGCAATACATGGCCAAGTTGCTGCCGCAGCATTTCTCGGCGGTCAGCGGCCCGAAGAATCGGGTCGGACGGATCTTCATCGACTATCTGCGCAACAGCCAGGGCGCCAGTACCGTGGCCGCGTACTCGGTACGAGCGCGCGAGGGGCTGGGTGTCTCCGTACCGATTCACCGGGATGAACTGGCCGACCTCAAGGGGGCCAATCTCTGGACCATTCGCAATCTCATGTCACGGTTGGAAGAGCAGGGCGACGACGATCCCTGGGCCGGCATCGACGAGACGGGGCAGACGATCACTGCCGACATGCGCGAGCGGCTGGGGATGAAATGA
- a CDS encoding DUF2790 domain-containing protein, which yields MKNLLWIAGLSLAAQWAQAAPEPTPYHYGDDLDIAKVISIEVPKGGCAVVEARMTYLDSNGETHVMSYRRQGADCDDY from the coding sequence ATGAAAAATCTGTTGTGGATCGCTGGCTTGTCTCTGGCCGCTCAATGGGCCCAGGCCGCGCCGGAGCCGACGCCCTATCATTACGGCGATGATCTCGACATCGCCAAGGTGATCTCGATAGAGGTGCCCAAGGGCGGCTGCGCGGTGGTCGAGGCCAGGATGACCTACCTCGATTCGAACGGCGAAACCCACGTGATGAGCTATCGGCGCCAAGGTGCCGACTGCGACGATTACTGA
- a CDS encoding LysR family transcriptional regulator, giving the protein MDIVHAMRTFVRVVDAGSFTAAAQQSDTSTAQVSRRVSELENHLQARLLHRTTRRLALTDAGQRYLDHSREILEQLEQARIEAGGAHRVPRGALRVHSTIGLGIQLLATLAGRYNEIHREVNLDLVLSQRQPGLLEDHLDVIITLSRDLPDSELIAQRLGTVFHVVCASPIYLRQHGVPKVPSDLSQHRCLRLADPLFADSWSFVGNGCEQTIQPGETFKVNVAEAMSSAAEAGMGICLLPDYVAVPALQRGSLVRLLPQYRLQEKSIYALYPSRRFLDAKVRTWVEFLRQELPQAFFGYHQVLQNPEYWA; this is encoded by the coding sequence ATGGATATCGTTCATGCAATGCGCACTTTCGTACGGGTCGTCGACGCTGGCAGCTTCACTGCCGCGGCGCAGCAATCCGACACCTCCACCGCACAGGTTTCCCGGCGGGTTTCGGAGCTGGAGAACCATCTGCAAGCGCGCCTGCTGCATCGCACCACGCGACGCCTGGCCCTCACCGATGCGGGGCAGCGCTATCTCGACCACAGCCGCGAAATCCTCGAACAGCTCGAGCAGGCGCGAATCGAAGCCGGTGGCGCGCATCGGGTGCCCAGGGGAGCGTTGCGGGTCCACTCCACGATTGGCCTGGGCATTCAGCTACTGGCAACCCTCGCGGGGCGGTACAACGAAATTCACCGGGAGGTGAATCTGGATCTGGTTCTGTCTCAGCGTCAACCCGGCCTGCTGGAAGACCACCTGGACGTGATCATCACGTTGTCGCGCGACTTGCCGGATTCCGAGTTGATCGCGCAGCGACTGGGTACGGTGTTTCATGTCGTCTGTGCCTCGCCGATCTACCTTCGCCAGCACGGTGTTCCGAAGGTGCCGTCCGATCTCTCACAGCATCGCTGCCTGCGCCTCGCCGATCCGCTGTTCGCCGATAGCTGGAGTTTCGTTGGCAACGGTTGTGAGCAGACGATCCAGCCGGGCGAAACATTCAAAGTCAATGTAGCCGAGGCCATGAGCAGCGCCGCCGAGGCCGGGATGGGGATCTGCCTGTTGCCCGATTACGTCGCGGTGCCGGCGCTGCAGCGCGGCTCCCTGGTGCGGCTGTTGCCGCAGTACCGTCTGCAGGAAAAGTCTATCTACGCACTCTACCCCTCGCGCCGGTTTCTGGATGCGAAGGTCCGGACCTGGGTCGAGTTCCTCAGACAGGAACTGCCGCAAGCCTTCTTCGGTTATCACCAGGTGCTCCAGAACCCTGAATACTGGGCCTGA
- a CDS encoding efflux transporter outer membrane subunit, whose product MSYRYLAPLLVLAGTLGGCTTVGPDYRLPGDAAIQRAEAQAPFDLVGNAHVAQRERPVDGWTLYEDPLLDQLVSEALARNTDVRLAYHNLRRAYQGFQMAHHAQELEVGGSGSLARGQLSSESLALQEKIPVMNLADVGLSIGYQLDLFGRLKRAAESAGANADAHAAALESARITVVAAVVRNYVQACHASAQLAIAEHSLDIQRRQLDVAMRLFDGGRGNEVDVSRARAQVQALRAELPPFESKKSAALYQLAALLGRAPNDLPEPVAACEQAPRLRQPIPVGDGAALLKRRPDVRAAERLLAAATADIGVATAMMYPEIDLGASAGYTGMLEHIADPITRRWAFGPSISWHIPTRVDRARVRAMEAGADAALARFDGVVLDALRETQTLLARYAHDLQRHQALRDARDAASRAAAQTRRLYQEGRLAYLDSLDTERTLATAEAVLAASQAQLSEDQVDLFLALGGGWARANDRASSANRRMPLDAPEDWS is encoded by the coding sequence ATGAGCTACCGATACCTGGCCCCCTTACTGGTCCTGGCAGGCACGCTTGGCGGCTGCACCACCGTCGGACCCGATTATCGCTTGCCCGGCGATGCGGCCATCCAGCGCGCCGAGGCTCAGGCGCCGTTCGATCTGGTCGGCAATGCGCACGTCGCGCAGCGCGAGCGTCCGGTCGACGGCTGGACACTGTACGAAGATCCCCTGCTCGACCAACTGGTAAGCGAGGCGCTGGCACGCAATACGGATGTACGCCTCGCCTACCACAATCTCCGTCGCGCCTATCAAGGGTTCCAGATGGCCCACCATGCGCAGGAACTCGAGGTGGGCGGTTCCGGGTCCCTCGCCCGCGGCCAGCTGTCGAGTGAGTCGCTGGCGCTGCAGGAAAAGATTCCCGTGATGAACCTCGCCGATGTCGGGCTATCGATCGGCTATCAGCTCGATCTGTTCGGCAGGCTGAAACGTGCTGCCGAGTCGGCCGGCGCCAACGCCGACGCCCATGCCGCGGCGCTCGAAAGCGCACGCATCACGGTCGTGGCAGCGGTTGTGCGCAACTATGTCCAGGCGTGCCATGCGAGCGCGCAACTGGCGATTGCCGAGCACTCGCTGGATATCCAGCGACGCCAACTGGACGTAGCGATGCGGCTGTTCGACGGCGGGCGCGGTAATGAAGTGGACGTGTCCCGCGCGCGGGCTCAGGTCCAGGCGCTGCGCGCTGAATTGCCGCCGTTCGAATCGAAGAAGTCCGCAGCGCTGTACCAGCTCGCCGCCCTGCTTGGACGTGCGCCGAACGATCTTCCTGAACCGGTCGCGGCCTGCGAGCAAGCCCCGCGTCTGCGACAGCCGATCCCGGTCGGCGATGGCGCCGCGCTGCTCAAGCGCCGTCCCGATGTCCGTGCGGCTGAACGCCTGCTCGCAGCGGCCACTGCCGACATCGGCGTCGCCACCGCGATGATGTATCCGGAAATCGACCTGGGCGCGTCGGCGGGCTACACCGGCATGCTCGAACACATCGCCGATCCGATCACGCGCCGCTGGGCGTTCGGGCCTTCGATCTCCTGGCATATCCCGACGCGGGTCGACCGCGCCCGCGTCCGCGCCATGGAGGCCGGTGCCGACGCGGCCCTTGCCCGCTTCGATGGGGTGGTACTCGACGCGCTGCGCGAAACCCAGACGCTGTTGGCCCGATACGCCCACGACCTGCAACGCCATCAGGCCCTGCGCGATGCCCGCGATGCCGCCAGCCGCGCCGCGGCCCAGACCCGTCGGTTGTATCAGGAGGGCCGGCTGGCCTACCTCGACAGCCTGGACACCGAGCGTACCCTGGCGACCGCCGAGGCCGTGCTGGCCGCCTCGCAAGCGCAGCTGTCAGAGGATCAGGTCGACCTGTTCCTGGCGCTGGGCGGTGGTTGGGCGCGGGCCAATGATCGAGCGTCAAGCGCCAACAGGCGGATGCCCCTCGACGCGCCGGAAGACTGGTCCTGA
- a CDS encoding efflux RND transporter periplasmic adaptor subunit, protein MKKWIPATGSVVLTLVAAAIACVVSLRLWDYYMESPWTRDGHVHADVIQVAPDVSGLVTELRVRDNQKVTRGQVLFVIDQARFELAVDEAEATVLERRAQLDQARREARRNRVLKDLIAAETVEIGDTRVKRAEAALKTAEAALGVARLDLQRTTVLSPVDGYLSDQTMRVGDYVRTGTAVLSIVDTRSLRVEGYFEETKLNAIDLGQPVDIQLMGESQHLRGHVQSIAAGIEDRDRARGNSLLPDINPSFNWVRLAQRIPVRVVLEQDQQTDIRLIVGRTATLSVLPWPPSDRTERATP, encoded by the coding sequence GTGAAGAAATGGATACCCGCCACCGGCTCGGTGGTATTGACCCTTGTGGCCGCCGCCATTGCCTGCGTCGTTAGCCTGCGTCTCTGGGACTACTACATGGAATCGCCCTGGACCCGCGACGGCCACGTGCACGCCGACGTCATCCAGGTGGCGCCCGATGTGTCCGGCCTGGTCACCGAACTGCGCGTGCGAGACAACCAGAAGGTAACTCGTGGCCAAGTGTTGTTCGTGATCGATCAGGCGCGCTTCGAACTGGCCGTCGATGAAGCCGAGGCCACCGTTCTGGAGCGCCGCGCGCAGCTCGACCAGGCGCGCCGGGAAGCCAGGCGCAACCGCGTGTTGAAGGACCTGATCGCCGCCGAAACCGTGGAAATCGGCGATACCCGGGTCAAGCGTGCCGAAGCCGCGCTGAAAACCGCGGAAGCCGCGCTCGGCGTCGCCCGCCTCGACCTGCAGCGCACCACCGTGCTGAGTCCGGTCGATGGCTATCTCAGCGACCAGACCATGCGTGTCGGCGACTATGTCAGGACCGGAACCGCCGTGCTGTCGATCGTCGATACCCGCTCGTTGCGCGTCGAAGGCTACTTCGAGGAGACCAAACTGAACGCCATCGATCTCGGGCAACCGGTGGATATTCAACTCATGGGCGAGTCGCAGCACCTGCGCGGCCATGTCCAGAGCATCGCCGCCGGCATCGAAGACCGCGACCGTGCGCGCGGCAACTCCCTGCTGCCGGACATCAACCCAAGCTTCAATTGGGTGCGACTGGCCCAACGTATTCCGGTACGGGTGGTGCTGGAGCAGGATCAACAGACCGACATACGGCTGATTGTCGGCCGTACCGCGACACTTTCGGTACTGCCCTGGCCACCGTCCGACCGGACCGAGCGTGCCACGCCATGA
- a CDS encoding DUF1656 domain-containing protein yields MTGHLDIYGVYVPLLLVVMLIAYLLKSLLTAVLGRLGVYRWVWHPPLFNLALYIMVLGALTALASGVQL; encoded by the coding sequence ATGACCGGTCACCTGGACATCTATGGCGTCTATGTCCCGCTGCTGCTGGTGGTGATGCTCATCGCCTACCTGCTTAAAAGCCTGCTCACCGCCGTGCTGGGTCGGTTGGGTGTGTATCGCTGGGTCTGGCACCCGCCGCTGTTCAACCTCGCCCTTTACATCATGGTGTTGGGCGCCCTGACTGCCCTGGCTTCGGGAGTGCAATTGTGA
- a CDS encoding FUSC family protein, which translates to MPMPNWREWLFSAKALIAALLALYIALAMALDNPYWAMASVYIVSHPLSGATRSKAVYRALGTLLGAAASVAILPLFAQQPVMLSLVISVWVAALLYLSLLDRSPRSYIFLLAAYTVPLISFAEVNHPQGIFDVALARSEEIVLGIVCASLVNAVLLPSRIAPVLGGRMATLLGDARLAVCQALNAAAPAVIDQRRLHQLMIDVMGLDGMIVHLEYDSSSHLPARHAREFRARIALLAPQVISMGDALRQLRQELPGPLPALDEYLRQVDRWIQDEDAQTDAGQLERRSWPLQTELSDRHPTQRLAIASALSQVRGLIDLWQDALKLHQCFAEGHPEQPPVLRYRVRQLMGAPRHYDYPLLAFTALSVGVLVLLVSLLWYLSGWKHGATGVFIATVASCFFASQDNPAPFIKSFLVATLMSIVAAAVYLFALMPNVQDFGSLAILLAAPLLVLGAFSGRPQYAGTTILLAVQTLSTLTIEDRYAADFAVFADVALSSALGVVIALIWARVTRPFGTQWAARRLARSGWLSLSRWVLAKPGLNHDKAASLVIDRTAQLLPRLGQLDDKGLALYDATRELRICLRLLELKRMQLPASTEQWLQPVLLEARDYFLRCAKVRHPEPAPERLRHVLDVSLRRLALEPGHVADKACQALHGLRLALFDNTFDMPRPAIGCEPTGACA; encoded by the coding sequence ATGCCTATGCCCAACTGGCGTGAATGGCTGTTCTCAGCCAAAGCGCTGATTGCCGCCCTGCTCGCTCTATACATTGCCCTCGCCATGGCGCTGGACAACCCTTACTGGGCGATGGCCTCGGTCTATATCGTCTCGCACCCGCTTTCCGGAGCGACGCGGTCGAAGGCGGTCTACCGGGCGCTCGGCACACTGCTCGGCGCCGCCGCTTCGGTGGCGATATTGCCGCTGTTCGCTCAACAGCCGGTGATGCTGAGTCTGGTCATTTCCGTGTGGGTGGCCGCGCTGCTGTACCTGTCGCTGCTGGACCGTTCGCCACGCAGTTACATCTTTCTGCTGGCGGCCTATACGGTGCCGCTGATCAGCTTTGCCGAAGTCAACCATCCGCAAGGCATCTTCGATGTGGCCCTGGCCCGCTCCGAGGAGATCGTGCTGGGCATCGTCTGCGCCAGCCTGGTCAATGCGGTGCTGTTGCCCAGCCGTATTGCGCCGGTGCTGGGCGGGCGAATGGCAACGCTGCTCGGCGATGCTCGCCTGGCGGTGTGTCAGGCACTCAACGCAGCGGCGCCTGCGGTTATCGATCAACGCCGGCTGCACCAGTTGATGATCGACGTGATGGGCCTCGATGGCATGATCGTGCACCTCGAGTACGACAGCAGCAGCCATCTTCCGGCCCGGCACGCGCGTGAGTTTCGCGCGCGCATCGCGCTGCTCGCACCGCAAGTGATTTCCATGGGCGATGCGCTGCGCCAGCTTCGCCAGGAACTGCCCGGACCACTGCCGGCGCTGGATGAGTATCTACGGCAGGTCGATCGCTGGATTCAGGATGAGGATGCGCAAACGGACGCCGGGCAGCTCGAGCGCCGCAGCTGGCCGCTACAAACCGAACTGAGCGACCGCCACCCGACGCAACGGCTGGCCATCGCCAGCGCGCTTTCGCAAGTGCGGGGTCTGATCGATCTCTGGCAGGATGCCCTGAAGCTGCACCAATGCTTCGCCGAAGGACATCCCGAGCAGCCCCCCGTGCTGCGCTATCGGGTACGCCAGCTGATGGGCGCGCCGCGCCATTATGACTACCCCTTGCTGGCGTTCACTGCACTGTCGGTCGGGGTCCTGGTGTTGTTGGTCAGTTTGCTGTGGTACCTGTCTGGCTGGAAGCATGGCGCCACCGGTGTGTTCATCGCCACCGTGGCCAGCTGTTTTTTCGCCAGCCAGGACAATCCCGCCCCGTTCATCAAATCGTTTCTGGTGGCCACCCTGATGTCCATCGTGGCGGCTGCCGTCTACCTGTTCGCGCTGATGCCCAACGTGCAGGACTTCGGCAGCCTGGCCATCCTCCTTGCCGCGCCGTTGCTTGTCCTGGGTGCTTTTTCCGGTCGCCCGCAGTATGCCGGCACGACGATTCTGCTGGCGGTGCAGACGCTCTCCACACTGACTATCGAAGACCGATACGCTGCTGATTTTGCCGTGTTCGCCGACGTGGCCTTGTCCTCTGCGCTCGGTGTGGTCATTGCGCTGATCTGGGCCCGCGTGACCCGGCCGTTCGGTACGCAATGGGCGGCGCGCCGGCTGGCCCGTAGCGGTTGGCTCAGCCTGTCGCGGTGGGTGCTGGCCAAGCCCGGATTGAATCACGACAAAGCCGCCTCGCTGGTCATCGACCGTACCGCGCAGCTGTTGCCGCGCCTCGGTCAGCTCGATGACAAGGGACTGGCGCTGTACGACGCGACCCGTGAGCTGCGGATATGCCTGCGCCTGTTGGAGCTCAAGCGAATGCAGCTTCCTGCGTCCACCGAGCAGTGGCTGCAGCCGGTGCTTCTCGAGGCGCGTGACTATTTCCTGCGTTGCGCGAAGGTTCGCCATCCCGAACCCGCGCCAGAGCGCCTGCGCCATGTGCTGGATGTCAGCCTGCGGCGCCTGGCGCTTGAGCCGGGCCACGTCGCAGACAAGGCTTGCCAGGCGCTGCACGGCCTGCGCCTGGCGCTGTTCGACAACACCTTCGACATGCCTCGCCCCGCCATCGGGTGCGAGCCGACGGGAGCCTGCGCATGA
- a CDS encoding helix-turn-helix domain-containing protein: MKRIPNYGLYGETAQPGWRDLLHCEWINDRSERYQWEIKPHQHDALLQLFYIRSGGGEVSLENQRLSFAGPSILVLPSRTVHAFSYHRDTDGPIITAAQRPLESMARIVAPGLLGFLQRPSVVPLPWLADGSEPIWPLLELIQAEARGQARGNVAAGHALLLALLIHVARLDASIITTSRPRPGKNRRAAVLRRFRELVDQQFRNHWTLGRYSEALGTTTATLGRVCREEAGVAPSAIISERIVREAQRQLAYTSLHIQQIAHDLGFADTAYFSRFFRKQAGLKPSEFRSAFQRGDRAGVPVRG, encoded by the coding sequence ATGAAGCGAATTCCCAACTACGGCCTCTATGGCGAGACCGCGCAGCCCGGCTGGCGCGACCTGCTGCACTGCGAATGGATCAACGATCGCAGTGAGCGATACCAGTGGGAAATCAAACCGCACCAGCATGATGCGCTGCTGCAGTTGTTCTATATCCGCAGCGGTGGCGGCGAGGTTTCGCTGGAGAATCAACGTCTGTCGTTCGCCGGTCCGAGCATCCTGGTGCTGCCGAGCCGCACCGTGCATGCGTTCAGCTATCACCGTGACACGGACGGTCCAATCATCACCGCAGCGCAGCGCCCGCTGGAGTCGATGGCGCGAATCGTCGCGCCAGGGCTGCTGGGCTTTCTCCAGCGTCCAAGTGTCGTGCCGTTGCCCTGGCTGGCCGATGGCAGCGAACCGATCTGGCCCCTGCTTGAGCTGATCCAGGCCGAGGCACGGGGCCAGGCACGGGGCAACGTTGCGGCAGGCCACGCATTGTTGCTGGCTCTGCTGATTCATGTGGCGCGGCTGGATGCATCCATCATTACGACGTCCCGGCCTCGACCGGGCAAGAATCGGCGCGCGGCCGTATTGAGGCGGTTTCGCGAGCTAGTGGACCAGCAATTTCGCAACCACTGGACGCTGGGGCGCTATAGCGAAGCCCTGGGGACGACCACGGCGACCCTCGGCCGTGTCTGTCGCGAAGAGGCCGGCGTCGCCCCCAGCGCGATCATCAGCGAGCGCATCGTTCGCGAGGCACAGCGCCAACTCGCCTACACCAGCCTGCACATCCAGCAGATCGCGCACGACCTGGGTTTTGCCGATACCGCATATTTCAGTCGTTTTTTTCGCAAACAGGCCGGGTTGAAACCCAGCGAGTTCCGAAGCGCGTTCCAACGAGGTGATCGAGCTGGCGTTCCGGTACGCGGCTGA
- a CDS encoding transcription termination/antitermination NusG family protein: MNDIAQLPGSAWFLVHCKSRQERRALANLTEQGYVCYLPHICIARKSSAADPSIHKDQALFPGYLFVRLTPDSNWHSLRCTRGVLRVVGFNNRPYSIDDALIEQIKYRCGDHKPLEPGDKVQVRLGVSAGIDAIFLTADGAERAVLLVKLLNQECRLSVDSTLIEPVLYP, encoded by the coding sequence ATGAATGACATCGCACAACTGCCTGGTAGTGCCTGGTTCCTGGTTCATTGCAAATCCAGGCAAGAACGTAGAGCGTTGGCAAATCTGACCGAGCAGGGATACGTTTGTTATCTCCCGCATATCTGCATCGCAAGGAAATCGAGCGCTGCGGACCCTTCGATACACAAGGACCAGGCGCTGTTTCCCGGCTACCTGTTCGTCCGTCTCACCCCAGACTCAAACTGGCACAGCCTGCGCTGTACACGCGGCGTGCTTCGCGTCGTAGGGTTCAATAACAGGCCCTACTCCATAGACGATGCGCTTATCGAGCAGATCAAGTACCGCTGCGGTGATCATAAACCGCTCGAGCCGGGTGACAAGGTCCAGGTGAGGTTGGGCGTAAGCGCCGGTATCGATGCGATATTCCTGACGGCGGACGGAGCGGAGCGCGCGGTCCTGTTGGTGAAACTTCTTAACCAGGAATGTCGGCTGAGCGTCGACAGTACGTTGATCGAGCCTGTGCTGTATCCCTGA
- a CDS encoding polysaccharide biosynthesis/export family protein, whose product MSIRLMWALFILPISLLGTSVAAQDISQYRMSAGDVISIRVLGEPDLTFEELRLTDAGSFSYPFIGEVKAKGKTVAQIEELLLTALKGKYLVSPRVSVNVLEYRHFYIIGEVKLPGGYPYQPGLTLRRAAALAGGLTERASAKRITIIRDLDPAQGPVEASMDTPVLPGDTVTIEEGFF is encoded by the coding sequence ATGTCGATCCGTCTGATGTGGGCTTTGTTCATATTACCTATATCGCTTTTGGGCACATCGGTAGCGGCTCAGGATATATCCCAATACCGTATGTCGGCGGGCGATGTCATTAGCATCCGAGTACTCGGCGAGCCGGATCTGACGTTCGAAGAACTCCGTCTGACCGACGCGGGCTCGTTTTCTTACCCGTTCATCGGCGAAGTAAAGGCGAAGGGAAAGACCGTCGCGCAAATCGAAGAACTATTACTGACCGCATTGAAGGGTAAGTATCTGGTCAGCCCTCGGGTTTCGGTCAATGTGCTGGAGTATCGCCATTTCTACATCATTGGCGAGGTCAAGCTGCCTGGCGGATACCCCTATCAGCCAGGCTTGACCCTGCGTCGCGCCGCCGCGCTCGCCGGCGGGTTGACCGAACGGGCCTCGGCAAAGCGCATCACCATCATCCGGGATCTGGACCCTGCCCAGGGGCCTGTCGAAGCCTCGATGGATACGCCTGTCCTGCCGGGCGATACGGTGACCATCGAAGAAGGATTTTTCTGA